A genomic window from Lycium barbarum isolate Lr01 chromosome 4, ASM1917538v2, whole genome shotgun sequence includes:
- the LOC132636023 gene encoding uncharacterized protein LOC132636023, with the protein MGNERHTDDLPDWFCARILQLSAQGHLSDDLLSLAVGPGPVVHRYSALMVNGFRFQTKELESRRKTQNCGILVRGYDSDSKKEYYVIVEDIYELSYRENRKVYLFRCHWWDVAHLGKGYKIDKYGFTSVNTRCALRTDEPFVLASQSEQVFYLNDMIDKE; encoded by the exons ATGGGAAATGAAAGGCATACTGATGATTTACCCGATTGGTTTTGTGCACGT ATCCTTCAACTATCAGCACAAGGACATTTAAGTGATGACCTTTTAAGCTTAGCAGTTGGTCCAGGACCAGTGGTGCATCGTTACTCTGCATTGATGGTGAATGGATTTAGATTCCAAACAAAAGAGCTTGAGTCGAGAAGGAAAACGCAAAATTGTGGAATTCTCGTGAGAGGATATGATTCAGACTCTAAAAAGGAGTATTATGTCATAGTAGAGGACATTTACGAGTTGTCTTATAGGGAAAATAGGAAAGTTTACCTCTTCAGGTGTCATTGGTGGGATGTGGCTCACTTAGGAAAAGGATATAAGATTGACAAATACGGTTTCACAAGTGTGAACACTCGTTGTGCCTTGCGTACAGATGAACCATTTGTATTGGCATCTCAGTCTGAACAAGTCTTCTACTTGAATGATATGATTGACAAAGAGTGA